A window of the Miscanthus floridulus cultivar M001 chromosome 14, ASM1932011v1, whole genome shotgun sequence genome harbors these coding sequences:
- the LOC136505487 gene encoding thaumatin-like pathogenesis-related protein 4: MASTSMSSVLFLLVATFAASASAATFTVKNNCSSTVWPAAIPVGGGTQLEPGQTWTVDVLPGTTGRFWGRTGCSFVGGSGHCNTGDCAGALNCTVSGQPPTTLAEFSIGGTEDFYDISVIDGYNLPMAFSCSTGAGLVCTSPTCPEAYRFPDDDSKTPGCSGNSNYQLTFCP; the protein is encoded by the coding sequence ATGGCGTCCACTTCCATGTCCTCGGTTCTCTTCCTCCTCGTCGCAACCTTCGCCGCCAGTGCCAGCGCGGCCACCTTCACCGTCAAAAACAACTGCAGTTCCACGGTGTGGCCGGCAGCCATCCCGGTCGGCGGAGGCACGCAGCTAGAGCCAGGACAGACGTGGACCGTCGATGTTCTCCCCGGCACCACCGGCAGGTTCTGGGGCCGCACCGGCTGTTCCTTCGTGGGAGGAAGCGGCCACTGCAACACCGGCGACTGCGCTGGCGCCCTCAACTGCACCGTGTCCGGGCAGCCACCCACGACGCTGGCCGAGTTCAGCATCGGCGGTACCGAGGATTTCTACGACATCTCCGTGATTGACGGCTACAACCTGCCCATGGCCTTCTCCTGCAGCACCGGCGCTGGCCTGGTGTGCACGAGCCCCACCTGCCCGGAGGCGTACCGGTTTCCGGACGACGATTCCAAGACCCCTGGGTGCAGCGGCAACAGCAACTACCAGCTCACCTTCTGTCCATGA